Proteins encoded together in one Oryzias latipes chromosome 11, ASM223467v1 window:
- the LOC101163230 gene encoding nuclear receptor subfamily 1 group D member 2, with product MDPSRAGGVIAYISSSSSASSPESCHSESSNGSYRASSPSLRGSSPTPSRRTQPAKPQLGADDQDLPAPPKNKRSASSGKSSITKINGLVLLCKVCGDVASGFHYGVHACEGCKGFFRRSIQQNIQYKKCLKNDSCPIMRVNRNRCQQCRFKKCLMVGMSRDSVRFGRIPKREKQRMLLEMQSAMDNMMNDSRLQNQPQGPPLPPVAKRLPPVAKPLLASATKPVFEETGPAHSTSSSPRSSQSESSSDPEPAVSVETSSASPSMSDSSEEEVIGTVTRAHQETFMYNQEQSSLLPEAPPHQLTEEGLRAWNRQNNMATAAAHSSASGFPRDIKESTARQCPFKLSSGAPITPCQGFKHGAVQAQPTYTCAPGVQQEWSSGNRMYLVCPMNISPHVSLHKTGNEVWEEFSHCFTPAVREVVEFAKKIPGFRDLSQHDQVSLLKAGTFEVLVVRFASLFNVKDRTVTFLGGKKYRVETLKAMGSGYLLNSMFDFSEKLMNLGLSEEEMSLFTAVVLVSADRSGLENVNSVEALQETLIRALRSLITRNHPNESAIFTKLLLKLPDLRSLNNVHSEQLLAFKVHS from the exons ATGGACCCGAGCAGAGCCG GAGGCGTCATTGCCTACATCAGCTCATCCAGCTCCGCTTCCAGCCCCGAGTCCTGCCACAGCGAATCCTCCAATGGCAGCTACAGGGCATCTTCGCCTTCGCTCCGCGGGTCCTCCCCCACCCCGAGCCGCAGGACCCAGCCGGCCAAGCCCCAGCTGGGTGCCGATGACCAAgaccttcctgctcctcctaaaaacaaacgctCTGCGTCCTCAGGAAAATCCAGCATCACAA AAATTAACGGGCTGGTGCTGCTGTGTAAGGTGTGCGGGGATGTGGCGTCCGGTTTCCACTACGGAGTTCACGCCTGTGAGGGCTGCAAG GGCTTCTTCAGGAGGAGCATTCAGCAGAACATCCAGTACAAGAAGTGCCTTAAGAACGACAGCTGCCCCATCATGAGAGTCAACCGCAACCGATGCCAGCAGTGCCGCTTCAAGAAATGCCTGATGGTGGGAATGTCTAGAGACT CTGTCCGCTTCGGTCGCATCCCGAAGCGGGAGAAGCAGCGCATGCTCCTGGAGATGCAGAGCGCCATGGACAACATGATGAATGACAGCCGCTTGCAGAATCAGCCGCAAGGCCCGCCGCTGCCACCCGTCGCCAAACGGCTGCCGCCCGTCGCCAAACCGCTGCTGGCCAGCGCCACCAAACCCGTTTTTGAGGAGACCGGCCCCGCCCATTCTACCTCTTCTTCACCACGCTCCAGCCAGTCAGAATCGAGCTCCGACCCCGAGCCTGCTGTCTCCGTGGAAACCAGCTCTGCCTCACCCAGCATGTCAGACAGCAGCGAGGAGGAAGTGATCGGCACGGTGACCAGAGCCCACCAGGAGACCTTTATGTACAACCAGGAGCAGAGCAGCCTGCTGCCAGAGGCCCCTCCCCACCAGCTGACGGAGGAGGGGCTGCGAGCCTGGAACCGCCAGAACAACATGGCAACAGCGGCCGCCCACAGCTCGGCCTCCGGTTTTCCTCGAGACATAaaggagagcaccgccaggcAGTGCCCATTCAAACTGTCCTCAGGTGCCCCCATTACTCCCTGTCAGGGCTTCAAGCACGGAGCTGTCCAAGCCCAGCCCACTTACACCTGTGCCCCTGGAGTCCAGCAGGAGTGGAGCAGTGGCAACAGGATGTACCTA GTTTGTCCAATGAACATATCTCCTCACGTGAGTCTGCACAAGACTGGCAACGAGGTGTGGGAGGAGTTCTCCCACTGCTTCACGCCCGCCGTAAGGGAAGTGGTGGAGTTCGCCAAGAAGATCCCCGGCTTCAGGGACCTGTCGCAGCACGACCAAGTCAGCCTGCTGAAGGCGGGCACCTTTGAG GTATTGGTGGTTCGCTTCGCCTCGCTTTTTAACGTCAAAGACCGCACGGTCACCTTCCTGGGAGGGAAGAAGTACAGAGTGGAGACGCTGAAGGCCATGGGTTCTGGATACCTCCTCAACTCCATGTTTGACTTCAGCGAGAAGCTCATGAATTTGGGCCTCAGCGAGGAAGAGATGAGCCTCTTCACCGCCGTGGTTCTGGTTTCTGCAG ACCGCTCGGGCCTTGAGAATGTGAACTCTGTGGAGGCGCTGCAGGAGACGCTGATCCGAGCGCTGCGCAGCCTCATCACCAGGAACCACCCCAACGAGTCGGCCATCTTTACCAAGCTGCTGCTAAAACTGCCCGACCTGCGCTCGCTCAACAACGTGCACTCCGAGCAGCTGCTGGCCTTCAAGGTGCACTCGTGA
- the rpl15 gene encoding 60S ribosomal protein L15, translating into MGAYRYMQELWRKKQSDVMRFLLRVRCWQYRQLSNLHRAPRPTRPDKARRLGYKAKQGYVIYRIRVRRGGRKRPVPKGATYGKPVHHGVNQLKFARSLQSIAEERAGRHCGALRVLNSYWVGEDSTYKFFEVILIDPFHKAVRRNPDTQWITKAVHKHREMRGLTSAGKKSRGLGKGHKFHLTIGGSRRAAWKRRNTLQLHRYR; encoded by the exons ATGGGCGCATATAGATATATGCAGGAGTTATGGAGGAAGAAGCAGTCTGATGTGATGCGCTTCCTCCTCCGTGTCCGCTGCTGGCAGTACCGGCAGCTGTCCAACCTCCACCGTGCTCCCAGACCCACCAGGCCCGACAAGGCCCGTAGGCTGGGTTACAAGGCCAAGCAGG GCTACGTCATCTACCGCATCCGTGTACGCCGTGGAGGCCGCAAGCGCCCCGTGCCTAAAGGTGCCACGTACGGCAAGCCAGTGCACCACGGAGTGAACCAGCTCAAGTTTGCTCGCAGCCTGCAGTCCATTGCTGAG GAGCGTGCTGGTCGTCACTGCGGAGCCCTGCGAGTGCTCAACTCCTACTGGGTTGGGGAGGACTCCACCTACAAGTTCTTTGAGGTGATCCTGATCGACCCCTTCCACAAGGCCGTCAGACGCAACCCGGACACCCAGTGGATCACAAAGGCCGTGCACAAGCACAGGGAGATGCGCGGGCTGACATCTGCAGGAAAGAAGAGCCGAGGTCTGGGCAAGGGCCACAAGTTCCACCTGACCATCGGAGGCTCCCGCCGCGCCGCCTGGAAGAGGCGCAacaccctgcagctgcaccgttATCGCTAG